One Gossypium hirsutum isolate 1008001.06 chromosome A08, Gossypium_hirsutum_v2.1, whole genome shotgun sequence genomic window, TTTCGATTGCTTGAACAACAGGTGACTCTAAAGAAACTTTCTATCTTGGTCCACTAGCTGATGGCCTCAATCAATGGCCTTTAGAAGGTATGTATGATTATCTTATTATACAAAACATCTTGTAGTAGTTTCTTCATATAAGAAGTTTAATTGAGTTATACTCAAGATGTTGTTTTGTCTTGGAAATTGCAGAAGATCTACCATCTTGGAGAAGCGCAATGGAGACTTATCATCAAAAAGTGCTGTGAGTCCCTGCTATTAGTTCACATATTGGTATTTATGGTTTCTGCAAAGAGTTTctattataaatttatagatatactCAACCTTTTTCTAGATTCCTTTGTCATCCCAGTTCATAACTTACTTTGAAGTTCTGAATTCAACTCTATCTTGCTTGGAAAACTATACAATGACAGTCAGCCACCTGTGAAAGGTTTAAGTGGTGCTACATTTGCTTCCTTAGGTCTGCTGGGACTAAATTACTCTCCTTAATTGCCCTGTCCCTTAAATTAGATGAAGACTTCTTCTGGAAAGTGGGTGCCCTTAATGAACAAGTAGGAGTTATTCGTTTATTACATTATCCAGGCTCAGGTATGGTAACACTACTTGGCTTCTTTATATTTGTTGAAATCTTTGATTGATATGAAGTTTTTATGGAGCACTTGTATCTAAAGCTTTCCATTGGAGTGAAGAAATATATAGATAGAAAAGATGATGTgcctcttaattttgatgttagGGGACTCGGACTCTTCAAGTGAAGAAATATATGGTGCTTCTGCTCATTCAGATTATGGAATGATCACTCTTCTGATGACGGATGGTGTTCCGGGGCTTCAGGTATGTTCCTTGTTAAAAACATGCGAACCTCAAATTTTTTATCTCGACCCAACATCAGTTTCACCTTTCTGAAAGCAGATTTGCAGGGAGAAATCCAAACAACCACAGGTTTGGGAGGATGTGCCAAGCATAAGTGGGTGAGTATTAGTGATGGCAGATTGTACATATCATCATTAAAACAAAAGTACCTAAATTGGATGTGAACCTGTAGGGCATTCATTGTTAACATTGGGGACATGATGGAGAGGTGGACCAATTGTTTGTTCAGGTTGTTTGTTATCGCAAAGCTTTCGATGCTTTTCTTGGAGGGCTTGTAAAACAATAATGTCAGCTTCTTTGTATCTCTAATACTGTGTCATGCATTTGCAGGTCAACACTGCATAGAGTGCTGCCACCTAGACAAGAACGTTACTCCGTAATGATTCACCCTTTTGCTGTTTATGCAGAACAGTTCCATTTTTTTGGAAAGTTCAACTATGTTAGGAAATAGGAACAGTTTGTTGAATGTCCTTTTGATTTCGAAATCTTCATGTTGAATGATATTATCTGTTCATAATCTGATTATTTGATGAGGGTGCAAAAGATTGAAATGTATTCACCAGTCATTGCACATTGTTTATTCTATACCTCTTCAATTGAAGAGGGGGGACTTTCTATTCTATAATTATTTTGCAAACATTTCAGGTGGCATTCTTCATGGATCCTGGTAAAGACTGTATCGTGGAATGTTTGGAAAGCTGTTGCAGTGAGGCTTGCCCGCCAAGGTATTGATTCAACCGgtgatttctatttttatgatttgattaaagttAAAACAACCTATCAAATAGAACATCGATTCAACTGGTGTTCTGTTAAACTACAACAGAAAGAAGAGTCAGACCTACCTTCTCTTGCTCTTTTATATTTCCTGCTATATTGCTCAAGACTGGTATGTTTTGATTTTTTCTATGTTCTTTTTCCCACAACCGGAAGGTCCTTGAATGGTTATATCCCCATAGCAATGTCCAAATATgaatacttaaagaaaactattaaatCAGAGCAACATGAATTGGGTATATGTTTATGATCAGTGACAGAGTTGATACGTTTTGATGGTTACATGCAGATTCCCACCCATAAAAGCATCGGACTACCTGGAAGAGCGCTTTAGACTTACATCTGTCAAGTAGTTGAAGTTATGCATCATTCCAAGCTCACTTGTGCTGAAGGAATTGCAAACATTGTTGATTTGgcttgttatatatttttatctatatatattggTACCAAGTTCATTGCAATTTGGTTTGAGTTGCGTATTGAATATGTGTAAAAGGAGATTTGATTCTAAGAATCTTGGTGGTGTTGAGGATAAAATGGCAGAAGTTGAAGAAGATTGTTATGGACAAATCCCATTTGCTGTTCACCATGTGAAAACGAGGAATggaattatatttataaaatgaaaAGTCATCCATTTTAGTCACTGATAAGTAGGTGTTCATATTGCAACTTTGTATGCATGAAATTATTGCTATCAACAATTTTTTGGCAACTGCTAAaccaatttcattttcttttgaacAAAAACAAGGGTGCTTTTATTGTTTGAAAATTATGGATTTAACCTTAATAATTTTATGGAAATTTTTCTCCAGTGGAatcaaatctttaaaaaaataaaataaaataaaaactcctCCATTTATTCTAAAATCTAGTTGTGTCAGCTAATGAAGTTTATATGGTGGGTAAGAAAAATCAAGGTGTCTCAATCTAGTTCAGTTGATTGTAAGAAAAGTATAAAGGAGGTGTggtcaaacaataaaattttcaaaactacaATTAATTAGGACCAAAAAAAAGGGAATAAATTCCTTCATTTTTCGTGGTTAATAGATGATAAAGGATGGCGGCCGTTGATATGGGTTGCCGTGCATGATGTCCCCTTTGTTTCAACGATGTGATTAGATTTATACACGTGCCTTCTCTTTGAGCCAGACAGACAAAGACATTGGACAACGTTTTGTCTTTACATTTCTTTTAGGCCAGGCTAGGTGTCCTTTATGATCCTGTCACAATCTCTAATCTaacaacctttttcttttcttttttaaatagatttactcactgtttttaattttctttttctttttcttttttaaagcgAGAATATATTCTAAACAGCATTTTTTCggcctttttatttttaaatttaggttttACGCTAGCCTTAAATTTAATTAGGGATATAGACCGATTTTGTTGAAAAGTCCATTCAATTAGATGCATTTTTTACTTAACGGTTAGATCTTAACAATTTTTTAAACGTTGCTgctaacaataaaaaaaaagattaaaacctTAACCAATGGTaacttttttttactatataaatacctctcatatttttttttcatttttatcctTCTCTTaactctctcaattctctcaaaCCCTCTCAAGTCTCTCAAgtctctttttataatttttgacatttttattttaaaatattttttgttttaattatttcatttttttcttttaaatcaatTACTCACGAATAGCTGTCTCCCCAATCCCCTTCAACGACAAACATATTTTCGCCACCCAATTAGTAATGGTAAGAccgaaatttaaattttgttaatttcaataatgttaaaaaaattgtgTAAATAAGCAGATGATCGTGTTTTGAAGGGCTTCATCCATAATATAGAAAAACCTGTGATTCTTAAATTTTGTGACCTCTTACAAGCAGCTGGATTCTTACATGCGTCTCACATGTCGTGGGCTGCAAACTTGATTTGCAACTAATGAGCGTGTTGGTGAAAAATAGGGGCCTGAGACACATACTTTCCACCTTCCGTGCAACGAGTGTATAATCACACTCGAAGGCATAGCACTACAACTCGGTCTGACAATTATGAGTCAGTCATCACGGAATTTTGGATCATTTCGAACAAAGTGACCCTCTATCAATCATTGTTGGGGAAGGTCCCAGACAAGTTTGAAGGTGCTCGGATATTAATAAACTGGTTAAAGGATAACTTCAACGAGCTCCCTAAAGACCAAACAAATGGGGTGGTACAACAATGCGCCTGAGCATACATCAAGAGGTTAATCGGGACATTTTAATGTCcgacaaatctcaaaatttgttgCACACAAAGTGGCTATTACATTTAGTGGACATCAATGACTGCGAGAAACTAAGTTGAGGATCTTCTGTATTGTCCATGTTATACTGGGAGATGTGTTGAGCCATCCTACTGAGTGCGGCATCAATCGGTGGTTGTCTGTTCTTACTGTAGTTGTGGGTCCGGTGGTGACTATTTTTTTAAGTCCCAAGATAACCGACTCATATATATTCCCGTTGGCGACGAGGTAaacatcatttattaaaaaatatatagtttatacaataaattttattattatacgtTTCGACTAGCATATCGGTTGTACAGGTGGAACCATGGGCAGAGCTACGTGGGATTACTGAGGTTTTAAAAGATTTTAGGCTATGTTTAGATCAACGGTTGGAAGCCGATGTTAATTACCTGTTCTTTCGAACATATATTAATGACGCAAtgattcataaaaaaattcataaataataatatttataattttgcttATCAGTTTGAATGGATGTTATACGCCGACACCAATGTTATATACTTCATCCCGCTAGAAGTGTTGGGTAATCGACATATGTGAGATACGAAGGTGTCGTTGATAGTGTATGGGACaatgaaaatgtaaaaaataaaatcgagtgTTGAGGCAGTTCGGGTAGAGGCAACGAATTTCGCCGCCATAGCAAGACCTGAAGGAACTGTACAAGGTGGACATACGGGGGAAGGACAACACCGACTGGTCGGTGTGGCACGAGGAGCACATCGAGACATGGGATTGTAGGATGCAATCTATACCTGTTTGCAAACAATTTTTGTTAATGGACACGGCGGTAGTTGATGATTACTTGGCATAGCTTAGAGCCATCAGTAAGTCATATTTACTATCATCATAGGAGAGGGGTCAGCAAATTTGGGCGAAAGGTCATGTCGACCACCACAGCATACTAGGAGGGGACGCGATCACATGATTGGTTCGTGATCTGCTCCAACAGAAGATGCGCCACCTATGGCTACGTAATATTTGAGTCACTTCCCTCCAGGTATTCCCATTCAATTAACTAACCTTATGTTTTCTTCACAAGCACCACTGCACTACGGACCATCACTGCATGTGGCCAATTCTTTTGTTCCCGTAGGTACATATTTTGCTCCACCGATGTCTCTCGCATACTACACCCCTGCATAGATGTTGATGTTGAACTCCATGTCGGGATAGTCACCAACATAcctgtaacacctctcacccgtattcaacgccggaataaggttacagagcattaccggacttataacacatataactGTACTTATCTCATTcattcaatcaattcatacaatcatcattcaatctcaatcaatttgtcccttataatagcctacgaagccttaaacatactttagtagtggtttgggactaaaccgataacttataaaactttcacgaaaccttgaaaatttttctcaaaacagaggacacacaaccgtgtgggcaggccatgtgtctcacacggccactagacacgcccgtgtcgccAGCCGTGTAAAAACATGGGGTatatattgacttgggtcacaaggccaaCTATTCATATACCTATCACATATCAAGACAACATTGCATATTTTTACTCCATCTactacttgccaaaacataccatgtttgaatacttatacacaaccaaaacattataccaagttaagccaaatcatatggctttatcatatatcaaaatatataccAAAATTACCATCTTAAGTAACTATAACTATCATctttataactagcctatacatgtcatatttacatatatccataAGTTCAAATATATCAATTGGCAAATAGATAGTGTGATGCATAACTCGGACTTAATCAGAATTGAGCAAGCTAttgaacctctataaaacacggaaaggaaacaaagtaagctttatagcttagtaagcccgtataattcaaaatttaacttaccatttaaacataatcaaataattaaacaAAGTATATCAAATTCACTTGCCAAATGCCTATACACAAGCATTCATAAAAATGTTAGTCTTATAAGTACATATAATCaacctttatctcaatttcaTACATCAATGTATTATATCATACCAATTTCATGTAACATGTATAACATATGTAACAATTCATTCTCATTCACATAATCGACAATTCATTTATATAACCAGGAATTTATTCATGTAATCATTAGCAaaattatgcccgttgaacctattagaatatcgatagatacACGGGTGATACATACTAAGTGTATTAATcggtaatccatcaattcatcatcgtatttgctctttcgagctatgatcGGTAAGCTCCTTCTGAGttgatgaacagtaagctctattgagctgaaaacaGTAAGCTTTGACGAGCTGAGAACAGTAAGCTCTTAGGAGCTAATATATCAGTAAGCTTATACGAGCTGCAGTGAGTCCACAGCACATGCAGGATCTCGACctaaacggtaaccctagtgacatgtcactcatatcctacgaattcttatgGTTCAAAGGGGAACTCAGTAACCATCAAACTATATCAATAAAGCATTCGAATTTTGAATATACCAGTTACTCAATTACATactttcatttcaataattacaagcatttaaaagtttgattctaattatacaaacttacctcgtatcgcTCGGATTACAAATATCGGCTAATCGTCAACCTTTCCTCTAGATTCAATCCttacttatcttgatctatatatatttcaaaattagcaCATTCAGTATccaatctattcaatttaacccttacttcatattttggaaaatttacacatttgcccctaatgtttcacacttttacaagttagtccctatcacataaaattgcaaattcatgcaattaatcaCCAACTCATGCTTGACCAAATTTTAATggagtccctagcagcccatatcttttatttatttacacttttacccatataattttacattttcacaatttaatccctttttgacatttttgtcaaaaatcactttacaaaactagtaaaTCTAACAATAAACCTTCATAGTCTATCATCAAcatcaaattactcaagtattcaacaatggcaacatgttaaatctttaacaattttgaaatctagggtacgggctagctagaatacgaagcaacgatctcaaaaacgtagaaatcattaaaacccGAGCAAAAATAGACTTACATGCTTAAAGATTTATGGATGAACCTTTGAAGCTCTTTTAATGGTGTTTTAATTCCTAATTTCAGTTAGATGAAGAAGAAACAAGATGATATCTTGTTTTTCTAtaactattagacacctttagctaaaagaacaacacttttgcattttacgtgatttagtcatttttcttaaattaactaattaaacgataaaatttcttaacaaaattttcacacaaacataatatcatactgtaaacaaaataataataataaaataatgattttgtcttcgaatttgtagtcccgaaactactgtttcgatttaaccaaaaatgggctgttacaactcttcccccttaagaattttcgtccctgaaaaacTTTCCAGTGAAaaagttagggtactattttctcatagcttccttgggttcccacgtagcttccttgATCCTGTGTTTATGTCAAAGAACCTTCACTAGAGCTATGCGTTTATTTCCCAATTCTTTGATTTTGCGAGCTAAAATCCTAATTAGTTCTTCGCTATACATCAAATCAGTCTGTATCTCAACATCTACTGAGAAATCATATGTGATGGATCGAATCTATATCGACATAACATAAAAGCGtaaaagacattatgaatcttttcaagttctgacGGTAAAACTAGTCGATACGCTACAGGCCTTATTCTTTCAACAAtatca contains:
- the LOC107934057 gene encoding 2-oxoglutarate-Fe(II) type oxidoreductase hxnY isoform X1; protein product: MSNALQLPIIDLASPDRFSTANSIRKQACIDHGFFYLVNHGVDEELVKKVFEQSSNFFSFPIEEKMKLAIKNHRGYTALYAEKLDTTLTTKGDSKETFYLGPLADGLNQWPLEEDLPSWRSAMETYHQKVLSAGTKLLSLIALSLKLDEDFFWKVGALNEQVGVIRLLHYPGSGDSDSSSEEIYGASAHSDYGMITLLMTDGVPGLQQICREKSKQPQVWEDVPSISGAFIVNIGDMMERWTNCLFRSTLHRVLPPRQERYSVAFFMDPGKDCIVECLESCCSEACPPRFPPIKASDYLEERFRLTSVK
- the LOC107934057 gene encoding 2-oxoglutarate-Fe(II) type oxidoreductase hxnY isoform X5; translation: MSNALQLPIIDLASPDRFSTANSIRKQACIDHGFFYLVNHGVDEELVKKVFEQSSNFFSFPIEEKMKLAIKNHRGYTALYAEKLDTTLTTKGDSKETFYLGPLADGLNQWPLEEDLPSWRSAMETYHQKVLSAGTKLLSLIALSLKLDEDFFWKVGALNEQVGVIRLLHYPGSGDSDSSSEEIYGASAHSDYGMITLLMTDGVPGLQICREKSKQPQVWEDVPSISGAFIVNIGDMMERWTNCLFRSTLHRVLPPRQERYSVAFFMDPGKDCIVECLESCCSEACPPRY
- the LOC107934057 gene encoding 2-oxoglutarate-Fe(II) type oxidoreductase hxnY isoform X2, encoding MSNALQLPIIDLASPDRFSTANSIRKQACIDHGFFYLVNHGVDEELVKKVFEQSSNFFSFPIEEKMKLAIKNHRGYTALYAEKLDTTLTTKGDSKETFYLGPLADGLNQWPLEEDLPSWRSAMETYHQKVLSAGTKLLSLIALSLKLDEDFFWKVGALNEQVGVIRLLHYPGSGDSDSSSEEIYGASAHSDYGMITLLMTDGVPGLQICREKSKQPQVWEDVPSISGAFIVNIGDMMERWTNCLFRSTLHRVLPPRQERYSVAFFMDPGKDCIVECLESCCSEACPPRFPPIKASDYLEERFRLTSVK
- the LOC107934057 gene encoding 2-oxoglutarate-Fe(II) type oxidoreductase hxnY isoform X3, which translates into the protein MSNALQLPIIDLASPDRFSTANSIRKACIDHGFFYLVNHGVDEELVKKVFEQSSNFFSFPIEEKMKLAIKNHRGYTALYAEKLDTTLTTKGDSKETFYLGPLADGLNQWPLEEDLPSWRSAMETYHQKVLSAGTKLLSLIALSLKLDEDFFWKVGALNEQVGVIRLLHYPGSGDSDSSSEEIYGASAHSDYGMITLLMTDGVPGLQQICREKSKQPQVWEDVPSISGAFIVNIGDMMERWTNCLFRSTLHRVLPPRQERYSVAFFMDPGKDCIVECLESCCSEACPPRFPPIKASDYLEERFRLTSVK
- the LOC107934057 gene encoding 2-oxoglutarate-Fe(II) type oxidoreductase hxnY isoform X4, with amino-acid sequence MSNALQLPIIDLASPDRFSTANSIRKACIDHGFFYLVNHGVDEELVKKVFEQSSNFFSFPIEEKMKLAIKNHRGYTALYAEKLDTTLTTKGDSKETFYLGPLADGLNQWPLEEDLPSWRSAMETYHQKVLSAGTKLLSLIALSLKLDEDFFWKVGALNEQVGVIRLLHYPGSGDSDSSSEEIYGASAHSDYGMITLLMTDGVPGLQICREKSKQPQVWEDVPSISGAFIVNIGDMMERWTNCLFRSTLHRVLPPRQERYSVAFFMDPGKDCIVECLESCCSEACPPRFPPIKASDYLEERFRLTSVK
- the LOC107934057 gene encoding 1-aminocyclopropane-1-carboxylate oxidase isoform X6 translates to MSNALQLPIIDLASPDRFSTANSIRKQACIDHGFFYLVNHGVDEELVKKVFEQSSNFFSFPIEEKMKLAIKNHRGYTALYAEKLDTTLTTKGDSKETFYLGPLADGLNQWPLEEDLPSWRSAMETYHQKVLSAGTKLLSLIALSLKLDEDFFWKVGALNEQVGVIRLLHYPGSGDSDSSSEEIYGASAHSDYGMITLLMTDGVPGLQQICREKSKQPQVWEDVPSISGWHSSWILVKTVSWNVWKAVAVRLARQDSHP
- the LOC107934057 gene encoding probable iron/ascorbate oxidoreductase DDB_G0283291 isoform X7 — its product is MSNALQLPIIDLASPDRFSTANSIRKQACIDHGFFYLVNHGVDEELVKKVFEQSSNFFSFPIEEKMKLAIKNHRGYTALYAEKLDTTLTTKGDSKETFYLGPLADGLNQWPLEEDLPSWRSAMETYHQKVLSAGTKLLSLIALSLKLDEDFFWKVGALNEQVGVIRLLHYPGSGDSDSSSEEIYGASAHSDYGMITLLMTDGVPGLQICREKSKQPQVWEDVPSISGWHSSWILVKTVSWNVWKAVAVRLARQDSHP